In the genome of Tripterygium wilfordii isolate XIE 37 chromosome 19, ASM1340144v1, whole genome shotgun sequence, one region contains:
- the LOC119984940 gene encoding protein VTE6, chloroplastic isoform X2 yields the protein MALSTLLHIHSSPILPLQFFHTRNLTPKPLILNRNPNSANRPKMLANAVSVPGAVSEIVTLIQSAPPTWKSALLSNVVIFILGSPILVAGLSLSGIGAAFLLGTLTWRAFGPTGFLLVASYFILGTAVTKVKLAQKEAQGIAEKRKGRRGPGSVVGSGAAACVCAFLSIYGVGGKAFSQLWRLAFVASLCTKLSDTVSSELGKAYGKITYLVTTFKVVPRGTEGAVSVEGTLAGLFASVILASIGCLMSEIGASEAVICVLASQIANFGESVIGAALQEKEGFRLTTMPSM from the exons ATGGCTCTGTCAACTCTACTACACATCCACTCCTCTCCAATTCTTCCCCTGCAATTCTTTCACACCCGAAACCTCACCCCAAAACCCCTAATTCTCAATCGAAACCCTAACTCAGCAAATCGACCCAAAATGTTGGCCAATGCCGTTTCGGTGCCGGGAGCAGTGTCTGAGATAGTGACCCTGATCCAATCGGCCCCTCCTACTTGGAAATCAGCTCTCTTAAGCAACGTAGTGATCTTCATCTTGGGGTCTCCGATTCTTGTCGCTGGATTATCCCTCTCCGGCATTGGCGCAGCTTTCTTGCTCGGCACCCTCACTTGGCGAGCTTTTGGCCCTACTGGGTTTCTTCTAGTCGCCTCCTATTTCATTTTA GGCACAGCAGTGACAAAAGTTAAACTGGCACAGAAGGAAGCTCAGGGAATAGCTGAGAAGAGGAAAGGGAGAAGAGGACCAGGCAGTGTGGTTGGTTCTGGTGCTGCTGCTTGTGTTTGTGCTTTTCTTTCGATATATGGAGTAGGGGGTAAGGCATTTTCTCAGCTGTGGCGGCTTGCGTTTGTGGCAAGTTTATGTACAAAGTTGAGTGATACAGTCTCAAGTGAGTTAGGGAAGGCATATGGAAAAATAAC GTACCTAGTAACAACATTCAAGGTGGTTCCAAGGGGAACAGAAGGGGCTGTAAGTGTTGAGGGAACCCTTGCCGGACTTTTTGCCTCAGTTATTCTTGCCTCCATTGGATGTCTGATGAGTGAG ATAGGTGCTTCTGAGGCAGTTATTTGTGTGTTAGCTTCCCAGATTGCCAATTTTGGCGAAAGTGTAATAGGCGCTGCACTCCAAGAAAAGGAAGGCTTTCG CTTAACAACGATGCCGTCAATGTAA
- the LOC119984940 gene encoding protein VTE6, chloroplastic isoform X1, with protein MALSTLLHIHSSPILPLQFFHTRNLTPKPLILNRNPNSANRPKMLANAVSVPGAVSEIVTLIQSAPPTWKSALLSNVVIFILGSPILVAGLSLSGIGAAFLLGTLTWRAFGPTGFLLVASYFILGTAVTKVKLAQKEAQGIAEKRKGRRGPGSVVGSGAAACVCAFLSIYGVGGKAFSQLWRLAFVASLCTKLSDTVSSELGKAYGKITYLVTTFKVVPRGTEGAVSVEGTLAGLFASVILASIGCLMSEIGASEAVICVLASQIANFGESVIGAALQEKEGFRWLNNDAVNVINISVGSILAVLMQQVVRRNWIF; from the exons ATGGCTCTGTCAACTCTACTACACATCCACTCCTCTCCAATTCTTCCCCTGCAATTCTTTCACACCCGAAACCTCACCCCAAAACCCCTAATTCTCAATCGAAACCCTAACTCAGCAAATCGACCCAAAATGTTGGCCAATGCCGTTTCGGTGCCGGGAGCAGTGTCTGAGATAGTGACCCTGATCCAATCGGCCCCTCCTACTTGGAAATCAGCTCTCTTAAGCAACGTAGTGATCTTCATCTTGGGGTCTCCGATTCTTGTCGCTGGATTATCCCTCTCCGGCATTGGCGCAGCTTTCTTGCTCGGCACCCTCACTTGGCGAGCTTTTGGCCCTACTGGGTTTCTTCTAGTCGCCTCCTATTTCATTTTA GGCACAGCAGTGACAAAAGTTAAACTGGCACAGAAGGAAGCTCAGGGAATAGCTGAGAAGAGGAAAGGGAGAAGAGGACCAGGCAGTGTGGTTGGTTCTGGTGCTGCTGCTTGTGTTTGTGCTTTTCTTTCGATATATGGAGTAGGGGGTAAGGCATTTTCTCAGCTGTGGCGGCTTGCGTTTGTGGCAAGTTTATGTACAAAGTTGAGTGATACAGTCTCAAGTGAGTTAGGGAAGGCATATGGAAAAATAAC GTACCTAGTAACAACATTCAAGGTGGTTCCAAGGGGAACAGAAGGGGCTGTAAGTGTTGAGGGAACCCTTGCCGGACTTTTTGCCTCAGTTATTCTTGCCTCCATTGGATGTCTGATGAGTGAG ATAGGTGCTTCTGAGGCAGTTATTTGTGTGTTAGCTTCCCAGATTGCCAATTTTGGCGAAAGTGTAATAGGCGCTGCACTCCAAGAAAAGGAAGGCTTTCGGTGG CTTAACAACGATGCCGTCAATGTAATCAACATATCTGTTGGCAGCATTTTGGCAGTCTTGATGCAGCAAGTCGTACGTCGGAATTGGATCTTTTAG
- the LOC119985974 gene encoding uncharacterized protein LOC119985974 produces the protein MSEWNGGGSYEVKCGRSQYVVRLLEGTCSCGAWELSGIPCTHAARAIHDNGDKVEEYINLWYKTTTYLRAYSKPLEPIRGEDMWPRSEQEGVVPPKLRKMPGRPKKKRRREFHENIVKTKLTREGRKMTCHVCGGKGHNARSKTCPGRSTSSSQVSDLTAAHTPSQCAFGSNPAPTRATASRPVHQGSDNTASRPVHQGSGSTANRLVHQGSAINFVSASAVANFVVGQIIDGQSSSSMAATKDRYISHFHKECRPKTKPKKRTLPTGYGLYINPETGRSILNVIVQPSINVYSMHL, from the coding sequence ATGTCTGAATGGAATGGAGGAGGTAGTTATGAAGTGAAGTGTGGGAGAAGTCAGTACGTGGTTCGATTACTTGAGGGGACATGCTCATGTGGGGCATGGGAACTTTCTGGAATCCCATGTACCCATGCTGCCCGAGCAATTCATGACAATGGTGATAAGGTAGAAGAATACATCAATCTTTGGTACAAGACGACTACTTATTTGAGGGCATATTCTAAACCACTTGAGCCAATCAGAGGGGAGGATATGTGGCCAAGAAGTGAGCAAGAAGGTGTGGTTCCTCCTAAATTGAGGAAAATGCCCGGgagaccaaagaagaaaagaagaagagaatttCATGAGAATATTGTAAAAACCAAATTGACCAGGGAAGGAAGGAAAATGACTTGTCATGTGTGTGGTGGTAAGGGCCATAATGCAAGAAGCAAGACATGTCCAGGTAGGAGTACTTCAAGTAGCCAAGTCAGTGACCTAACTGCGGCACATACACCAAGTCAGTGTGCATTTGGCTCAAATCCAGCTCCTACAAGGGCTACTGCCAGCAGGCCTGTGCATCAAGGAAGTGACAATACTGCCAGTAGGCCTGTGCATCAAGGAAGTGGCAGTACTGCCAACAGGCTTGTGCATCAAGGAAGTGCCATTAATTTTGTGTCAGCAAGTGCAGTTGCAAACTTTGTTGTAGGTCAAATAATCGATGGACAATCTAGCAGCTCAATGGCAGCCACAAAAGACAGGTACATTAGCCATTTTCACAAAGAGTGCAGGCCTAAGacaaaaccaaagaaaagaACATTGCCAACTGGATATGGACTCTATATCAATCCTGAAACCGGCCGATCAATTCTAAATGTAATTGTTCAACCATCAATTAACGTATATAGTATGCATCTGTAA
- the LOC119986234 gene encoding putative B3 domain-containing protein At5g66980 — translation MARSNLEFFEVYLPEFSAQHMYIPPAFVGLLNGTISADATLGDPTGKNRTVRLEEDEKGLFIKKGWQEFVNDHSLRFGDFLIFNFDGKRQFDVKIFGTNGCLKKDVLLDDLRKTRLQKEAGTIPDLTTTSNRKRKNFKNGSKTTGSSGVNWNRSYTTVDSLRQSSPSKYGLVVVPEGPHFVATVTSANYTVYIPKLLLQEYCIALNKIVEIHDENGRMWPVHIYLRKDGRGVLGAVWDDFRKYHEVVSEDKLIIELIVDGIKKCNQIRVQVLG, via the exons ATGGCTCGAAGCAATCTtgagttcttcgaagtttatCTACCAGAGTTCAGCGCTCAACATATG TACATACCACCAGCTTTTGTTGGGCTTTTGAATGGAACCATATCAGCAGATGCTACCCTCGGGGATCCTACGGGAAAGAATCGGACCGTGAGGCTTGAAGAAGATGAGAAGGGTTTGTTTATAAAAAAAGGTTGGCAAGAATTTGTCAATGATCACTCTTTGAGATTTGGGGATTTCCTCATTTTCAATTTCGATGGCAAGCGCCAATTTGATGTCAAGATATTTGGTACAAATGGATGCCTAAAGAAAGATGTTTTGCTTGATGACTTGCGAAAAACTCGCTTACAGAAGGAAGCCGGGACAATCCCAGATTTGACCACTACCAGTAACAGGAAGAGGAAGAATTTCAAAAATGGCTCCAAGACTACTG GTTCATCTGGAGTAAATTGGAACAGATCATACACCACTGTGGACAGTCTCCGACAAAGCAGTCCGAGTAAATATGGATTGGTTGTTGTACCAGAAGGGCCACACTTTGTGGCAACCGTGACCAGTGCAAACTATACTGTG TATATTCCCAAATTATTGCTGCAAGAGTATTGCATTGCACTGAACAAAATTGTCGAGATTCATGATGAAAATGGAAGAATGTGGCCTGTTCATATTTATCTCAGGAAGGATGGCCGAGGAGTTCTTGGTGCCGTTTGGGACGATTTCCGAAAATACCATGAAGTGGTATCGGAAGACAAGTTAATCATTGAGTTAATTGTTGATGGTATAaagaaatgcaatcaaatacggGTGCAAGTTCTTGGTTGA